CGGCAAGACGTTCGGCATTAGCCGCGTCGCCGGCAAGTTGCGCGTGAACTTGCATCGGCGCGAGCAGGCAGAGCACCAATGCGGCAATGGGCCTGATAGCGAGGCCCTGGACTTCTCGGCGGAATATCAAAGCGGAATCGTGGCGTCTGATTGACGGGCGGACGCCGGCCCGAATGAAGATGCGTCCCGAGCGTCTTACTGCAACGTCACGGCGTCGCTGTTGACCTGAGCGATGGTGGCGCCAACGGACGCAGCGACGCCGCTCAGCGCCTCGATCAACGGAGCGATCTGCTCGCACGGCAATGAAAACGAAATGCCCATGTTGCCCGCGAGCCTGAAGCGAATGACGGCTGTCTGCGTGCCGTTCAGACGCCCTATTTCCCAGCCGTAGCTCTGAAACGCAAAGGCCATGTGCTCGTTGTTGTTGATGATTCTGTCCGAATGCTCGATCGCGTTCGGCAGTGCGACCAGCAACTGGTCGAGCACGGAGCGGTGGATCGCCGTGGTCGCCTGATTGCCGTGAAGCAGCAGGTGGAGACCGTCTTCCGTCATCTGCAGATCGGCAATCGAATCGACAACGTGTGTCTCGCGCTCAGACATGGCGCAGCCCGCTCGCGCCTGTTTGCACATCGGCTTCGCGCTCGCGATGTGTGCGCGTGTCTTCGACCCACGGTTCATAAGAAGAGGCCCGGGCCAGCCAGGCGGAGAAAAGCGGCGTGGAGCTGGCGCGTAACACAGCAACCAGTACGACGGGATCGATATGTTCGAGCATGGCGAAGAACCAGAGGTGGGTGGAGTCGGCACGATACCGCCACCTTCGCTCTCAACGCGTTACCACGACCCTACCGATTCTTTGCTGCACCTTTCCGCCTTTGCACGACATCGACCGTGCAGCGCGCGCCGCTATTCATCGCTGCGCTATTCCTTACCGCACGCAACAAATAAACAGAAAGTTTGGCGTAACCCTGCGCAAGAAGCCCATTCCTATACTCGCGGCTTTCCATAGTGAGTCGCGTCCCGCTCTCAACAAGATCCTCGATGAAACAAAGTGCATCAACTATCTGTCTCGCCAGTGCGATCACGGTGTGCGCCACGTCACTGACGCCATCGACCGCGCATGCCGGCGACTCCGTGGTCGTCACGGACATCCGGCTCGACGGCTTGAAGCGCATTGAAGCGGGAACGCTGCTCGCCAACCTGCCCATCAAACGCGGCGATACTTTCACGGACGACAAGGCATCGCAGGCCGTGCGCGCGATCTACGACACGGGCCTCTTCAGCGACGTCAACGTGTCGCTCGAAGGCGATGTCGTGGTGGTGCATGTCGTCGAGCGGCCCGCGATTGCGGAGATCGACTTCTCCGGCATTCACGAGTTCGAGAAGGACAATCTGACGAAGGCGCTGCGCGCCGTCGGTCTGTCGCGCGGCCGCCCTTTCGATAAGGCACTCATCGACAAAGCCGAACAGGAACTGAAGCGCCAATACCTCACGCGCGGCTACTACGCCGCGCAAGTAGAAACCACGACGACGCCCGTCGACAGCGGACGCGTGTCGGTTCTGTTCTCCGTCATCGAAGGTCCGAATGCGAAGATCAGGCAGATCAATTTCATCGGCAATCACGTGTTTTCGGAAAGCACGCTGCGCGACGAAATGGAACTGTCGACGCCGAACTGGTTTTCCTGGTACACGAAGAACGATCTCTATTCGAAAGAGAAGCTCGGCGCCGATCTGGATCGCCTGCGCTCGTACTACCTGAACCGCGGCTATCTGGAGTTCAGGATCGATTCGACTCAGGTGTCGCTGACGCCCGACAAGAAGGAGATGTATCTGACGCTCAACCTGCACGAAGGCGAGCCCTATACGATCACAGGCATCCGGCTCGCGGGCAATCTGCTCGATCGCGAAGCGGAACTGAAGCCGCTCATCGGTATCAAGCCCGGTGAAACGTTCTCCGAAGACAAGCTCAAGGCAACGACGAAAGCGATCGTGGACCGGCTCGGCGAGTACGGCTACGCGTTCGCTGCCGTCAATGCGGTGCCGCAGATCGATCAGGACAAGCACACTGTCGATCTCACGCTGCAAGTCGATCCGGGACGACGCGTGTACGTGCGCCAGGTGAACGTGGAAGGCAACACGCGTACCCGCGATGAAGTGATACGGCGAGAAATGCGCCAGCTTGAAAGCGCGTGGTTCGATTCGAACCGGCTTTCGCTTTCGAAGGAACGGGTGAATCGGCTCGGCTATTTCACCGACGTCGACGTGACGACAGTGCCCGTTGCGGGTTCAAACGATCAGGTCGATGTCGACGTCAAGGTCACGGAAAAGCCAACGGGCGCGATTACGCTCGGCGCGGGCTTTTCTTCGTCGGACAAGGTCGTGCTGTCGGCGGGCGTCACGCAGGACAACGTGTTCGGCTCGGGCACGAGCCTCGGCGTCAATGTGAATACGGCGAAGACGTATCGCACGCTGTCGGTCACGCAGACGGACCCGTATTTCACCGTCGATGGCATCAAGCGTATTTCGGATGTCTACTATCGCACCAGCTATCCGCTGTACTACAGCAACGACGAGAGCTTTCGTATCGTCTCGCTCGGCGCGGACCTGAAGTTCGGTATTCCGTTTTCGGAAGTCGATACGGTCTACTTCGGCCTCGGTATCGAACAGGACCGCTTCAATACCGACTCATCGACGCCGCAAGCCTATCTCGACTATGTGAGCGAGTTCGGCCGCGTCGTCAACAACGTGCCGCTGACGGCGGCCTGGTCGCGCGATGCCCGCGACAGTGCGCTCGTGCCGAGCCGGGGCTATATGCTGCAGGTCAACGGCGAGGTCGGCACGCCCGCGGGCGAAACCGAGTACTACAAGACCGACGTTCAGAGCCAGTATTACTACTCGTTCGCGCGCGGCTTCATTCTGGGCATGAACCTGCAGGCGGGCTATGGCAATGGCTTCGCGGGCAAGGCGTATCCGATCTTCAAGAACTACTACGCGGGCGGTATCGGCTCGGTGCGCGGCTATGAGTCGAGTTCGCTTGGGCCGCGCGATTCGTCGACGGGCGACTCGATCGGCGGCTCGAGGATGGTGGTCGCAAACGTCGAGATGACATTCCCGCTTCCGGGCAGCGGCTGGGATCGCACATTGCGCGTCTTTACCTTCGTCGACGCGGGCAACGTGTGGGGCAACGAAGGCAACAGCACGGGTGCGAACGGTTTGAGATACAGCTATGGCGCGGGCCTCGAATGGATTTCGCCGATCGGTCCGCTGAAGCTCTCGGTCGGCTTCCCGATCGTCAGGCACGCGGACGACAAGTACCAGGTGTTCCAGTTTCAGATCGGTACGTCTTTCTAAATGGACCGACGAAAAAAGAGCCCGCTTTGAAGCGGGCTCTTTTGCTTTCGACGTGGCGGTTCTAATACCGCGCAATGCATGCGCTACTGGATTCTTCGCGCCGTATTGTCGAAACGCATGCGCTCTTCGGCCACGATGGGCACTGCAACATCGAGCATCGGCGCCCGCGCTTCATCCCGATCGTCCGCGGCGCCATGGCGCGGCAGCGCGTCGTCGGGCGCGAACATATAGCCTTCGCCGCGCAAGGTCTTGATGTATTGCCGGCCCGTCGGCGACAGTTTCAACGCGGCGCGCAGCCTGAATACGACGACGTCGAGTCCGCGTTCCGTCACGCTGCAATGCCGTCTCAGCATGTTGAGGATACGCACGCGCGACAGCACCTTCATCGGGTTCGACGCGAGCACCACGAGCAGCGCGAATTCCGTGCTGCGCAACGGCACTTCCACGCCTCCACGACTGAGCACGCGGTCGGCAACGTCGACTTCGAAATCGTCGAATGCGATCGGCGCGCGCTCGATATGCATCGGCACATGCGACGGCGGTCCCGAACGCAATGCGTTGCGCACCCGTGCGATCATCTCGCGCGGATCGTGTGGATCGACGACATAGTCGTTCGCGCCGAGCTCGAACGAGAGCACCTTGTCGACGACGTCGTCGGACCGGCTGACGATAATCACAGGCAGGTCGTAGCCAAGCGAACGGATACGCCGCAATGCAGCCAGGCCGTCGACTTCAGGCAAGCCGTGACGCATGACGATCAGCGACGGCACTTCGACCTCCAGGCGCCGTTCCAGCGAGTCGGTGTTGTACAGGACGGACATCTCGATCTTGTGCTGCTGCACATGTGCCCGAAGCATGTCGCGGCTTGCCTGATCAGGCTCGACGACGAGCAGATGGATGGTCATGAAGTATCCGTCCTTCTCCCATTTGAATGGAGGACCATGATAGAGAGCAACTGTGCAGGCAAGACGGTGAAAATTAAGGAGATTGTGTGGAGATCGCCGAACGGTCGTCCGTCGCCGCGCGCGTCGCGTCAAAATAGCGCCGTGGCGGCATATCGATAGCAACTGGCATGCGTGCGGCGCTCGAGCGCTGGCCAAAGCATGCCGACAGGGAAACACAGGGTGGCAAGCATGAAAAGTGGCGACCGTGGGGTCTCGCCATGAGAATCGGCATTACGTCGAAGCTCTTCGTCGCGATTTCGGCGGCGTGCATACTCGTGGCCGTCACGATGGGCGTTGCCGTGCGCTGGAGTTTCGAACAAGGCTTTCTCGGCTATCTGCAGCGCCAGTCGCAAACACATTCCTTGCGCTTGCAGCAGGAACTCGAAGCTGCGTGGGCGAAGCATCGGAGCTGGGATTTCATCAAGGACCCGGTGACGGCAGCGGCCGCGATTCCCGAGGTGATCGACGCAGGCGTGCCGCCTCCCGGTCCGTCCGGCCCGCTCGACATGAACGCGCCGCACGATGGGCCGCCGCCCGACGGCGCGCCGGGCGGCAACGGCGGGGAACCGGGGCCGCCGCCTGGCGACGCGGGCACGCCTCTCGACATGCGCGACATGCGAAGCCCGGGACCGCTGGGCAACCGCCATCCGCCGTTCCGTGTCTACGACACGGACATGCATAGCGTGCTACAAAAGGGACCGCCACCGCCGCCCGATGCCCCGCGCCTGCCGCTGACCGTCGACGGCAAGGTGATAGGCTGGCTGGTCGTCGCCGGGCCCGAAGTGATGTTTCATTCCGCCGACCGGCAATTTCAGGCGCAGCAGGTTCGCGCGACGTGGATCATCGCCGGCTTCGCCGCGTTGCTGGCCGCTGGTGTCGCCATAGTGCTTTCGCGTTTGCTGCTCGCGCCCGTGCGGCGCCTCGTGCTGGCGACGCATCGGCTCGCGAGCGGCGACTATTCGATTCGCGTCCCCGATGCGGGCAGCGATGAACTGCACAATCTCGCCGCCGACTTCAACCGGCTCGCGATCTCGCTCGGCAACGCCGAACGTTCGCGCCGCAATCTGATCGCGGATATTTCGCATGAGTTGCGTACGCCGCTTGCCGTGCTGCGCGGCGAACTCGAAGCAATCGAAGACGGCGTGCGCAAGCCCGACCGCGCGACGCTCGCGTCGCTGCAGGCGGAAGTCGCGCTGCTGAGCCAGTTGATCGACGATCTCTACGAGCTGTCGCTCGCGGACATCGGCGAACTGTCTTTCGAGAAAGTACGGCTCGACGTCGCGCCTATCGTCGAAGCCGCCGCCGAATCGTTCAAGGACAGGCTCGCCGACAAGAAGATCGCGCTGGAAACGGATATCGGCGCCGCGAGCGTCATCATGCTCGGCGACCCGTATCGGCTGACGCAGTTGATGAAGAACCTGCTCGAAAACGCGTTGCGCTATACCGATTCCGGCGGCAAGGTCCGCGTGGCCGTCGCGAAGCACGAGCATGAGATACGGATCGATGTGCAGGATACGCACCCCGCCGTGCCAGAGCCTTTGCTGCCGCATCTGTTCGACCGGCTGTTTCGCGTCGATGCGTCGCGCAGCCGTCAAAGCGGCGGCGCGGGCCTCGGGCTTGCGCTGTGCAAACATATCGTCGGCCAGCATGGCGGCACCATCGACGCATTGCGTTCGCCGCTGGGAGGACTGTGGATCGCGGTCCGGTTCGCTACGTTAGAAACCAAAGATGACTGACTCTTCACTTGCCCGTTCGCCTGCTTCCGTGCTGATCGTCGAAGACGAGCCGAAGCTGTCGGCACTGCTCACCGACTATCTGCGCGCAGAGAACTTCCACACCCAGGTGATCGAAGATGGCCGCGAGGTGATCGCCTCGGTACGTGCGCATCCGCCTTCGCTGATTCTGCTCGATCTGATGCTGCCGGGACGCGGCGGGCTGGAGATCTGCCGCGAGTTGCGGACGTTTTCGGATGTGCCCGTGATCATCCTGACCGCGCGTGTCGATGAAATCGACCGCTTGCTCGGTCTCGAACTCGGCGCCGACGATTACGTGTGCAAGCCGTTCAGCCCGCGTGAAGTCGTGGCGCGCGTGAAGGCGATCCTGCGCCGCATCGAGTCGCTATCGGGCGTGGCGCGCGCCGGCGCGGAATCTGTTTCGAGCGGACTGGCGATCGATCTCGACAGGCATGTCGCATCGCTCGATGGAAAAGACCTCAATCTCACGCCGATTGAAATCAGGCTGCTCGCGCTGTTGCACTCGACGCCCGGCCGCATCTATTCGCGCGATCATCTGCTGCGGCAACTGTATGACGATCATCGGGTCGTCGCCGACCGGACGGTCGACTCGCATGTGAAGAACTTGCGCCGCAAGCTTCAGAATGTCCGCCCGGATCACGACATGATCCGTTCGATTTATGGCGTAGGTTATCGGCTGGACGTCGTGCCGCCCGAGTGCCGCGACGATGGCGATCCAGGTTGATGGATCTTTTCGCCTAGCCTTCGCAGCGGAAGAAATCGATGTTCTGGCCCGATGCGACTGCGCGGCGCAGCCATTCGGGCAAATCGCCCCGGCCATCCCAGACATGGCCTGACGCATCCTGATAGCGGATGGCGCGTGCATTTTTTTCGTCTTCGGCGAACGAGCGTTCCAGCGCGTCGAACGTGATGCCGAATTCGCTCATTCGATTCTGGATCCACGCGATCAGGCGCTCCCGCGCCTGGCCGTCGAGTTTTGCGATTGAAGTAGACATTGCTCGTGCGATTCGAAGTGCGATTCGTAGTGTGGAGAGATCAGCAATCCATTCGTACGGGCGAAACCAGGACTGACGGACTCAATTGCGCCGCCGCGCATCGATGCGAACCACTGAGTCGAACAGCTCCTGGGCTCGTGCCAGTTCGTCGAGCGCACGGTCCAGTTGCGCGACGGCGGCGGCATGCCCGGCCGTTGACGCGGCATCTTCCGGGTCGGCGCGCACGGCGCGAAAAGCCAGATCGACATTGCGTGTCGCTTCGACAAAACGCTGTGCGGCCTGAGCCTGCCTCGATTGCATCATTGCCGACATAAGCATTCCTCCATCTGGATTCGGTTCGGATATTCAGCGTGCGATGCGTGGGGCGCGCCCATTTGCGGTTCGCGCCGATGGCTGTCGATACGAGCCAGCGCTACAAAATGGATTGACTGCGGCATGCTGCCGATTTTCTCTCCGCTCGGTGCGAAGCGCCAGGTCTGATTTGCAACAGCGTGCGGTTTAGTACACAAACACCCGACATTCAGTGTTCCCAGGTTTTATGCGCCGGACGCCTGTTTCTGATCCCCGTCTGTTTATAGGGCGAAGCTGGCCTGCGCGTGCGCCGCGTTGAAGGCCGCCATGGCCTCGACGGGCGGCATGTCGAACAGATCGCGCGTGAAGCCGCGCATGCGCTCCTGCGGCGGCCGGGTGCGCAAACGCCCGACCAGATCGATGAAGGCCGCAAAGTCGCCGTCGCGCGTGGCCTTGTTGACCTCCGCGAAGTCACGCGCCTTGAGCACGACAGGTTGCGCAAGCCGCACGAAATACGGCGCTTCCAGCTCGACGGCGAGTGCGACGGGATAGCGCTTGCCGCTCAGTTCGCTCGCGCGCGATGTGCAATCGACGACGGCCGTGCCTTGCGCGGGACCGAGCGCCTTGCCGGTGCTGACGCTGCGCAGGTGCTCCGGGTAGATGTGCAGCCGCGTCCCCATGCTCAGTTCGGTGGGCGACGAACACACCAGCGCGTAGTGCTGCTCTCTGCGCCGCCCCGAAGGCAACACCGTGCGGCTGACGATGAACGCATGTGGCGGCAGCTGCCGCACCTGGCCCGTACTGTCGATCCACGCATTCCACAGCAGCATGTCTTCGCGCTTGCGCCCGCCTTGCCGCGGCTTGCTCGACGCCGGCGAAAAGAGCGCGAGCAGCGAGCCGGTGCGATGCGCCGCAATCTGCGCGCTATTGCCGAGCGACTGACCGACACCCCACAGAAAACGCCCGCCGCCCAGCCTCCGTTCCCATTCCTTCTGGAGAACGATGCTGGGGAGTTCCTCGCTGGATTCGGTGCCTGTCTTGGTCCAGCAGAACGTGGGCGGTAGGTGCTTCAGTGTCATCAACTTCCTCGGGACTGCCACTCGGCTCGCCGACTTGCGGGCCATTGGCGAAATAGTCAGCCATTCAACAAGCGTTAATGTATAGATATAATGCATGGAATGGAAGCCCCGAAGAGCGATTTTCCCGTACAGGACCTGTTGCGCCGGTTGATGGCGGACATGCGCTCGTCCAGTGAAATTGCACGGCTTTCCGGGGTTAGCCAGCCTACGGTGTCGCGGCTTCGGCTGTCGAAAGGGCGCCGTGTGCGCAAGAGCGTGTCATTCAATAAGCTATGCAGTTTCTATGGCGTGGAAGCGCGCCATGTCGGCGGGCGGGCGACGGGCTACAACGAGTTGCTGCGCAACGCGATCGTCGACGCGTGGGACGGCTCGGAAGAGCACGGCCGCGCGTTGCTTGTGGTGATAAAGGGCTTGAAGGGGTTGAGCGCGAAGGTGGAGTGAGCGGTGCGCTCGCGGGGGTTTGCGGAGGGTTTGGGGCGGGTTTGAAGCGGACGGGCTTCGCGTTCAGTCGAAGCCCGTCGATGGATTGCGGGTGGTTTGCGGGTTTAGAACTGGTCTTCGGACAGCGCGAGGAAGCCCTCGCCGCCCTTCGCGCTCGTGATCGACGCTTCTAGCGCCACCGCCTGCGGCAGCAGATGTTCCGCGAAGAACTGCGCGGTCGCGATCTTCGCGCCGTAGAACGACGGATCCTGCGCGTGTTTCTCTTGCGCTGCGAGCATTGCGCGCGCCATCTGCCAGCCGCCCAGCACAATGCCCGCAAGCTTCAGATACGGCACGCTGCCTGCGAACACTGCATTCGGATCGCTCTTCGTATTCGCGACGACATACGCCACGACCGACTGCAACGCATCATGTCCAAGTGACAAGTGCTTTTGCATCGAATCGAACGCTGCGCCCTTATGCTGCTTCAGTGCTTCGACCGTCTGCGCAATCTGCGCAAGCAGTACTTTTGCAACTGCGCCGCCGTCGCGCACTGTCTTGCGCCCGACGAGATCGTTCGCCTGAATGGCCGTCGTGCCTTCGTAAATCGGCAGGATGCGAGCGTCGCGATAGTACTGTGCCGCGCCCGTTTCCTCGATGAAGCCCATGCCGCCATGCACCTGCACGCCAAGGCTCGCGACATCCACCGATAGCTCCGTGCTCCAGCCCTTCACGATCGGCACCAGGTATTCATAGATCGCCTGATGTTCCGCACGCTTCGCTTCGTCGGGATGGCGATGCGCGAGATCGCTGTGCGACGCCGCGACGTACGCCAATGCGCGCGAGCCTTCCGTGAGCGCGCGCATCGTCGACAGCATGCGACGCACGTCGGGATGCTGAATGATCGATACGGCCTCCTTGGCGGAACCGTCCACTGGCCGGCTCTGCACGCGGTCCTTCGCGTACGCGACGGCCTTCTGGTACGCACGATCCGATATGGCCACGCCCTGCATGCCGACCGCAAACCGCGCCGCGTTCATCATGATGAACATGTATTCGAGGCCGCGATTCTCTTCACCGATCAGGTGACCGATGGCTCCCCCATGATCCCCGAACTGAAGAACGGCCGTCGGACTCGCCTTGATCCCGAGCTTGTGTTCGATCGACACGCAGTGCACGTCGTTGCGCTCACCCAGCGATCCATCCTCATTGACGAGGAACTTCGGCACGACGAACAGCGAAATGCCCTTCACGCCTTCAGGCGCATCCGGCGTGCGTGCGAGCACGAGGTGGACGATGTTGTCCGCCATGTCGTGCTCGCCCCACGTGATGAAAATCTTCGTGCCGAACAGCTTGAAAGAACCATCGCCCTGCGGCTCGGCGCGCGTGCGCACTAGCGCGAGATCGGAGCCGGCTTGCGGCTCGGTGAGATTCATCGTGCCAGTCCATTCGCCCGAGATGAGCTTCGGCACGTAGGTCTGCTTTTGCGCTTCAGTGCCCGCCGTGAGCAGCGCCTCGATCGCGCCATCGGTCAGCAGCGGACACAGCGCGAACGACAGGTTCGACGCGTTAAGCATCTCGATACACGCCGTCGCGATCAGCTTCGGCAGGCCCTGGCCTTCGTATTCGACGGGATGCTGCACGCCCTGCCAGCCGCCCGCGGCGAACTGGCGGAACGCATCGGCGAAACCGGGCGTCGCTGTGACGTGGCCGTCTTTCCAGCTGCTCGGATTCCTGTCGCCTTCGACGTTCAGCGGCGCCAGCACTTCGCCGCACAGCTTCGCGGATTCTTCAAGCACGGCTTGTGCCGTCTCGAGACCCGCTTCCTCGAAGCCGGGCAGCTTCGCGATGTCGTCGATGCCGCTCAATTCCTCGAGCACGAAAAGCATGTCTTTTACGGGGGCGATATAACTCATGGTCGATCTTCCAATCAGGCGTTCAATGGATCACTGCCACGGCGCCCGATAGAAGCGAAGGCCAAGCGGTGACGATACCTGCCGATCGTAACGGTATCTCCGGCGATTCGGCTGTCCAAACCGGCCCGCGTACTGACAAACCTGGCCACATCGAATGGGGGGTAGATCCCACCCACCCGTGGGTTACCCCGCCTGTAAGGGCCGCCGATACGTGCCCGGCGTGCTGCCCGTCCAGTGGCGAAATGCGCGGTGGAAGGCGCTGGGATCGTCGAATCCAATATCGCCGGCGATCACGGCGATCGTGTCCTGCGTGTCCGTGAGGCGCTGGATCGCGATATCGCGCCGCAGCTCGTCCTTGAGCAGCTGAAACGTCGTCTCCTCCGACGACAGACGCCGGCACAGCGTGCGTACCGAGCAATGCAGGCTTTTGGCGGCCTGGTCGATGGTCGGCAGGTCCGGCAGTTCTCCCGCGAGATACTGCCGCACGCGATGGCTGACTCGCTGCTCGCTGAACGTTTCGAAGATCCACTCGCCAGGCGAACGGGCGAGAAATTTGCGCAGATTGCGTTTGCTCTGGCGGATCGGCATGTCGAGAAACGCCGCGCTGCAACGCATCAGCGTCGCGTTGCAGCCGAAACGCACGGGGCCGGAGAAGAAGTAGCGGTGATCGAATGCATGCGGCGGTTGCGGACACGCGAAATCGACCTGCAGCAGCGGGATTTTCTGACCGATCAGCCATGAAGACACACCATGCGCGAGTTTGAGCATCAGTTCCTGGCCGAGCGGGCCGATGCTGCCATACGCAGGGTTAGGACGCAGTTCGACCTGCGCCATCAGGTCGTCGCGGCGCGACTCGATGTGGAAATCGTCGAGCACGATATGAAAGAACTGGCCGAAACGATGCAGCGCGGTTTCGAGGTTGGGTGCGTCGAGCAGACTGAGGCAAAGAAACTTCAGCGTGCCGCTGCGAAACGGGCGACTGAAGATGCCGGGCATTTCGTCGTCGAGTTCGATCGCGAGTGTGCGGTAGAGCATGGAAAACTGTTCTTCCGTCACCCGTGCGCCGGCTGCGCTGCGCAGTTCGGGCGTGATCCCGGCTTGCTCGAGATAGCGCTGCATGACGTCGGGCTGCGCGTCGGCGGCGGCGAGAAAGCCGTTGACGAGGGAGATGGGGACGGTGGCGCTGGGCGCTTGCATGCTTTCGGTTGGTTCGGGGCTGCCCTGGTACGGATGAACGCTTTCCCAGCGCAGTCAGGATAACGTGTTGAGCAATACCATGAAGTTACGCTTTGCACGATAGGTACGGCGAATCTCGTCAAGTTCAGCAGCGAATTGCGCGTCTTCACCGAGTTTGCCCCGCAGCGCGGCGATGGCCTGCACGATTTCGAATGCGTCTTTGTATTGCGCCGCTCCCGTACCTCTTGCAACAGTGCCGGGTAGCAGATTGTGATAAATAACAAGGGCATCGCGCGGATGCGTCACGGCACGCACGGCCGCCATCTGTTGAACTATCTGCGTTGCGACGGGACCGCCGGTAAACGCGTTCCATGCAGCCTCGTTGTCGTGCTCGGCCAGATAGACCTTGACCAGTTCGGTACGCGTCGTCGTGTCCCATATGCTGCGCTTCGCTTTCCCAGCCTCCTCCTTCCCGACGCAATCCCACATGTGTTCGAGCGCGCGCTGCCGCGTCTCGTCATGCTTGCCTGTCGCGGTCGCAACCTTCAGCAGGGCTTTGAACGCGAGGGCGCCGGTGTGGGATACGAAACGCCGCCATGCATATGCATCTGCCTTGTCGACATCACCGCGACTCAGATAGCCATCGATGCAGAACGCCAACAGTTCTGGATCGAAATTCTTTTTTAATTCTTCGATGCCACGTTCTGCCCATGCGAGCCCTTCATCCAAGCGGCCATGGTCCCGGCAAAGCGATGCCACCTGCAGGAATTGATACGAGGTCGACAAGTCTTTCGATTTGATGCGAATCAGTGCGTCGACGTCTCCGTCGAACTC
The Paraburkholderia hospita DNA segment above includes these coding regions:
- a CDS encoding AraC family transcriptional regulator, which codes for MQAPSATVPISLVNGFLAAADAQPDVMQRYLEQAGITPELRSAAGARVTEEQFSMLYRTLAIELDDEMPGIFSRPFRSGTLKFLCLSLLDAPNLETALHRFGQFFHIVLDDFHIESRRDDLMAQVELRPNPAYGSIGPLGQELMLKLAHGVSSWLIGQKIPLLQVDFACPQPPHAFDHRYFFSGPVRFGCNATLMRCSAAFLDMPIRQSKRNLRKFLARSPGEWIFETFSEQRVSHRVRQYLAGELPDLPTIDQAAKSLHCSVRTLCRRLSSEETTFQLLKDELRRDIAIQRLTDTQDTIAVIAGDIGFDDPSAFHRAFRHWTGSTPGTYRRPLQAG